A genomic region of Tigriopus californicus strain San Diego chromosome 1, Tcal_SD_v2.1, whole genome shotgun sequence contains the following coding sequences:
- the LOC131879427 gene encoding uncharacterized protein LOC131879427: MDIESKLADLKAMHNLEEPKRSGMDDADIKWRYVKPNYIKANYEFLRGKSQNHLSGSLEQVVENLVKTWEMEASHKADLKQWTTVDYKNYQVSCNGSEPVGGEVAKEVGNYNALLQGCPSYEKFGPLSFEASHNLFRDSFTEGFPWEVLKVLCGPPNLIFTWRHWGTFSGSFRGNQGHGKLVEMFGLCRVTVTEDLKIQLLEVFLDGESFVEDMEGRCPFPKKNWPTLLLGEPVTQTG; the protein is encoded by the exons ATGGACATCGAAAGTAAACTAGCGGATTTGAAGGCCATGCATAATTTGGAAGAACCAAAAAGGTCGGGCATGGACGATGCGGACATCAAATGGAGATATGTAAAGCCCAATTACATTAAGGCCAACTACGAGTTTCTTAGGGGAAAGTCGCAAAACCACTTGAGcg GGTCATTGGAGCAAGTGGTTGAGAACTTGGTTAAGACTTGGGAAATGGAAGCATCTCATAAGGCAGATCTCAAGCAATGGACCACGGTAGATTATAAGAACTACCAAGTCTCTTGTAATGGATCGGAGCCCGTGGGCGGAGAGGTGGCCAAAGAAGTGGGCAATTACAACGCCCTCCTTCAGGGCTGCCCATCATACGAAAAAT TTGGTCCCCTATCCTTTGAAGCATCTCACAATCTGTTCCGAGATTCTTTCACAGAGGGGTTCCCATGGGAGGTCTTGAAGGTACTCTGTGGACCTCCGAACTTGATCTTTACTTGGCGACATTGGGGAACTTTCAGCGGGAGTTTCCGCGGAAATCAAGGCCACGGCAAACTGGTTGAAATGTTTGGCCTTTGCAGGGTGACCGTGACAGAAGACCTCAAAATTCAACTCCTTGAAGTTTTTCTTGATGGCGAGTCTTTTGTTGAAGATATGGAAGGACGATGCCCTTTCCCGAAGAAGAACTGGCCAACCTTACTGTTGGGTGAGCCAGTCACGCAAACAGGGTAA
- the LOC131880219 gene encoding A-kinase anchor protein 10, mitochondrial-like, producing the protein MPLPEVMKPSLSPNSSGGGASSSSSSLKEKLDFFKRKVSNSRSGPAPPVEETPVVPPLGELEPPEAHGAELLADEEVFLSACSSLSRSLIQFLQDQNAMGYFVPYLEARDALNLVKFWMDVQGFKAMALPGMKAPVQATESSPVPNHLPTEGSVDSGYEACPPSTPLADSVSLHSNSTHPPEEEEHPWRVRTQDAVEIYQRYIAPNCPFPIPLSSEVRQEIVQGICTETGLTGFDCFQPAENYICDLLEREYYGDFLRSDCHAKYQVDVLTSGNVRMTDILHDDTLLFHFMEFMDSIGHRDLLEFWMAANNFRQNHDHGEHLEGDALVIYERFISMQATSPLGLSNPIRSRIEEAICSESGIQSNCFDPALILVIQALERKFLKPFLDSPLYRNYLSELLSKIQTGPYATPQSSTKKKKLSLSGFRRRSGSNSSMSTTCSSMNEVNSISTHNTLLASMSRSKSDSHGHISKGAYASSISTGSVVDLDQLWRLQKSGGVQNIGEVDRLGRYKSRYQPLVENEEKKQTMSSKLGRAMKRLVHSDIDKMKEDMAWQMAEMIVKDILDVTKPDLNGCDTSV; encoded by the exons ATGCCACTGCCGGAGGTCATGAAGCCAAGCTTGAGCCCGAACTCGTCCGGAGGCGGTGCTTCGTCCAGCTCGTCGTCCCTCAAAGAGAAGCTGGATTTCTTCAAACGCAAAGTGTCCAATAGCCGGTCCGGACCCGCTCCTCCCGTGGAAGAGACGCCCGTGGTCCCGCCCTTGGGTGAGCTGGAGCCGCCTGAGGCCCATGGGGCGGAGCTTCTGGCGGATGAAGAGGTGTTTCTGTCGGCCTGTTCCTCGCTTTCACGGTCTTTGATCCAGTTCTTGCAAGATCAAAATGCGATGGGATACTTCGTACCCTATCTGGAAGCGCGAGATGCGCTCAATCTGGTCAAATTCTGGATGGATGTCCAAG GTTTCAAGGCCATGGCCCTGCCCGGGATGAAGGCTCCAGTTCAGGCGACCGAATCTTCCCCTGTCCCTAACCATTTACCCACCGAAGGCAGTGTTGATTCGGGTTATGAGGCGTGTCCTCCCTCCACTCCCTTGGCCGATTCCGTCTCCCTTCATAGTAACAGTACCCATCCgccggaggaggaggagcaccCGTGGCGGGTGCGGACGCAGGATGCGGTCGAGATCTATCAGCGATACATAGCGCCCAATTGTCCGTTCCCCATTCCGCTTTCGAGTGAAGTGCGGCAAGAGATTGTGCAGGGGATTTGCACCGAGACGGGTTTGACCGGCTTTGACTGCTTCCAACCCGCCGAGAACTACATCTGTGACCTTTTGGAGCGGGAATATTATGGCGATTTCTTGCGCAGCGATTGCCATGCCAAGTATCAGGTGGATGTGCTCACTTCGGGCAATGTCCGGATGACGGACATTCTCCACGATGACACGCTCCTCTTTCACTTCATGGAGTTCATGGACAGTATTGGCCATCGGGACCTCTTGGAGTTCTGGATGGCCGCGAATAACTTCCGTCAGAACCACGATCATGGCGAGCATTTGGAAGGTGATGCCTTAGTCATCTATGAGCGGTTCATCTCCATGCAAGCCACATCCCCTTTAG GTTTAAGCAATCCCATTCGAAGTCGAATTGAAGAAGCAATCTGCAGTGAAAGCGGTATTCAGTCCAATTGCTTTGACCCAGCCCTAATTTTGGTTATCCAGGCCTTGGAGCGCAAGTTTCTCAAGCCCTTCCTGGATTCCCCACTCTACCGAAACTACTTGTCAGAACTCCTCTCGAAAATTCAAACCGGTCCCTATGCCACCCCTCAATCATccaccaagaaaaagaagctctCCTTGTCCGGATTCCGCCGACGCTCGGGCTCCAATTCCAGTATGAGCACCACTTGTTCCTCCATGAACGAGGTGAACAGTATTTCCACTCATAACACTCTGTTAGCCTCGATGTCCAGGTCCAAGTCAGATTCTCATGGACATATTTCCAAAGGAGCCTACGCGTCCTCAATAAGCACGGGTTCGGTCGTGGATCTGGATCAACTTTGGCggcttcaaaaaagtggtgGAGTCCAAAACATCGGGGAGGTCGATCGGTTAGGGCGGTATAAGAGCCGCTATCAGCCTCTGGTGGAGAACGAAGAGAAAAAACAGACCATGAGCTCGAAATTGGGCCGGGCCATGAAGCGGTTGGTGCACTCGGacattgacaaaatgaaagaggATATGGCTTGGCAAATGGCCGAAATGATTGTGAAAGATATCCTGGATGTGACCAAGCCGGATTTGAATGGTTGTGATACTAGTGTCTAG